The following DNA comes from Gadus chalcogrammus isolate NIFS_2021 chromosome 12, NIFS_Gcha_1.0, whole genome shotgun sequence.
atgaaagcattttggatgaaagcgctatataaatgcagtccatttaccattcctCCCAAGGTCCCGAAGCAGCAGGGGGCGACCGGTTGCCTATTTGGGATCCGGCACTCCTCCAGGATCGGCCGGATGATCCACAGCTACCTGTCTCTGATCCCCGGTGTGGCCAACGACCCTGAGGGCATGGCCGAGACCACAGAGCTCTACGACAACTGGCTGAAGCTGGAGCTGATCGACCACTACGAGAGGATGACCAACAAGAAGAGGATGGGCTCCGAGGCCATGAGGCAGTGGCTTGCTGGCGCCGCCGTCCACATGCACATGAGGATCCACCAGGTCAGGAACCGAGGCCCCCAGGGGGACGAGGGGACAGTAGTGTTTGATTAGTGTTTGAGGTTGATTGCGTCTCCCCAGTGGCCCGATGGGGCGAGAGGGAGAATACACAGGGGAATAGGGAAATGTTCCCGGGTTGACTGAAACAAAACACCTAAAgtaatatatagatacatacacatacacatacacgagTTATAGAGTATGTCAGGCCTATGCTTTCAAATACCTTGTAGaggtgtgtgaatgtattcGCTTTCAGATTTATCAATGGGAGGTTTGTCATATAAACAGAGCATGACTTCCAGCATCGTATCTTATCGTTGACTTCCTTATTATCGACCATTGAAAGCCATTGAGCCTGTGATCATATTCATATCGGCTCCACTAACAAGCTAGCACTAGCTAAACGTTCCCCTATATTTTCCTCTGATCGCCTCCCTAGGTGAGACTGAAATCGGTGCCTCTTGGCTCGGCCGAGTCCCTGCGCCTCTCTTACAGGACGGCTTTCGCCCAGCTGGTGCAGGACTACGCAGCCTACCTCCGCCGAAACATCAGGGAAACCCCGCCTTCAGGCACATACAGACCCAACGCGGCCCAGCCAGGCGAGCGAACACCGGCGGCTACGACGTTCCACCGCCTCACCGACCACGGGACCGGGAAGGAACCGGGTGGGACAGAGGGAGCAGGGGTAGCCATCTGCGTGGGGGCGACGATGGGTAACGTCAGCCTGGCCTGCCCCATGAATGACCTCAACGGGACCGGCCCCGACGGGCATAACTCAACCACCGCAGCGAACCAAGCGGCAGCTTTTAGCGGAGGATCCAATGAGGTTACGGGGCAAACGGGTCCAAAACAGatggataataataatgacgCGGGCCCTGAAAGAGGTGCAGCCAGTGTGTTGAGTGGTGTTGGCGGGGCTGCGCAGCCAACAGCCAGTGACGGTCTGTTGGTCATTGAAGCCATGAGGAACGTGAGCCATGGTGTACGGCATCGGGCCTGCGAGTCTCCAGTCATAGAGCAAGCCCTGGCCACCCTCATTTCAGAGGCGCAGGACCTGGAAGAGAGCAGGGACTTTTTCCTGTACCCCCGGCCACTGCTCGACAATCTGCTCGGCCAGAGAGCTGACTTTGACTTGAAGATAAGATGGCGGAAAACTATTTGAACTATTCGTAAAGCTGTTAGGGAGATTGAGAAGCATGAGGGTATTGGAACAGCCTCGGGGGGTTAACCGCTGTATTGGGAATCTAAGttgagtgattgagtgtgttAAGACAAAATGGTTCAAACAAAATGCCACACATTTTGTCTTAACCTTAAAGAAATGATCAACCAAACCAattcaatataaaataaagatgaagatgatgatctgattgtgtgtgtatgtgtgtgtgtgtatgtgtttgtgcgtgtttgtgtgtgtgtgtgtgtgtgtgtgtgtgtgtgtgtgtgtgtgtgtgtgtgtgtgtgtgtgtgtgtgtgtgtccctacaATAGCAAACCCATTTACAAATGGCAAAGACATTCCTACTGAAGTTAAGGTTTCAAACACAGTTCAAGCCTTCATTTTTGCGGGCTTAGACAAAATACCATGTTGCCCTTGTACTTAACCAGCAGTTTAGGCTATCTAACCATGGGTTGGATAGCCATGTGTGATTGTTATAATCCAGATATCTGAGTCTGTGTCACGACAAACTCGCCGTTGGTATCTTCACCTTGTAATCAACGAACTCAGTGCCCTCATCACAACGTGAGTCAGGCCTGATAATATCAGACCTGAGGGTAAAAAATCTTTACCCTCCCGACCTTTTGGTTTGGCATTCTTTTGAAAAGTCGAAAGCTGTTGTCCAAGTTGAGAACAGTGTTGGAAGCAGAGAGAAACTGGCACAGCCCTCTGAGGTAAACCGGGGGCACGCATAATCATCAAGAGTTCtatatttcaaaataaaggtcTGTCTGCTGTAAGTCTGCTCGGAAGTAATTACTGTCTAGAAAGCCATGGCGTGGCTTCCATAAAAGTAATTCTTCCTCATGACAGAGAGACTATCATACTTGTTCCTTGTTCCGAGAAGGTCCTTTGTGTAAAGGAAGTATTTCCATGGCTCGAGACAATGGTTTCCTTCTGTATATTGTTTTTGCACAACACTTGGTGTTTGACTGTGTACCTCTGGTTTCTGGAGGACTGTTATCCGTGGCTGTGGTGCAATTAGTTAGATACTGAAACCTGCACTTTTTCACAGCAGCcatcattgttgtttttctactAGTTTCTGCTCATATTGAGGTAATGAAAATGTGTCCCTGTACCGGGAGGAAGATAAAGTACGTTTGATCACTATTCCAGCCAAAGGTCTGTATCTTATCATGTTAACAAACGCAATGCTCAAAAGGACCTGTGTTAAATCAGTATAGGCTATAAGATGTTAAAGCTTCATTTAGATTCACTCAGTCAGGTGTGGTGTTTTGTACTGTACTCTCAGGTATAATCTACTGTGAGAGGCACCTGGAATCAATAGACCAAGTAGGGTAAATACACCAACATATTAACAGCACATCTTTATAGAATGAATGGGTCAGAAATGTAGGGCTCAGAGGAAAATACCCCTCCATTTAGAAAAACATTAAATAGGAGTTATACTTTTGTATTAGAGAAATTGTACGATTGTATTCTTGCCAAAAATAACAATTGTTTTACATTAACATGTACAACAACACTTTTGAATtgattatttaaaatgtatacatCAACATGGTTGATCCAACCCAATGCACCTATTCACCAGCCCAGGGTGGCCTTGTGCCACTTCCAGATCGCTCGGGTTCCATTGGCACAATTTTCTGGCAATAAATAATGTACTTGTCTGTAGCTAAATATGAATGTGGATATTGCTGTCCAATAGTGTAACAGAGGCTAAAGAGAGGCTCAGGAAACACATAAAGCTACCGAGACGGTAAAGTGTTGATTTGCCATGTCGTGTCCTTGACATTGCAACGCATTCACAGTGTGTGTAGTGACTGTAGTTGGTCCGTAGGGCTGCAGAGTGTGAGCAGTATGGTAGAGTAAGCTGTGATGCTATGGGCACGCAGCATTTAGCGAAAGGTTTCTCACTAAGTCACAACTAGGCCAGCTGTCACTGCACGTCATGATCCCACCAAACAGctgacttgtgtgtttgtgtgtgtgtgtgtgtgtgtgtgtgtgtgtgtgtgtgtgtgtgtgtgtgtgtgtgtgtgtgtgtgtgtgtgtgtgtgtgtgtgtgtgtgtgtgtgtgtgcgtgtgtgccagcgtgcgtttgtgcgtgtgtgtgtgtgtgtgtgtgtgtgtctgtgtgtgtgcttgtgtggtgtgggtgtttgtattGGATGGTAGTGGACCGATAGCAATTGGGTGCAAGAAGACAAATTGATTCGGcttaactctttacatttcacAATGTAAGGAGTGATTCCATGTATTGTGCAATATTGACCATGCACTTATCGTCCactttcattcataaaaaattgGACATAACATGTTCAGTTTCTTTACCTTGTTTTAACGTGTATAAGAGGGCATACAGTAGCTCATCGTATGCCACAGAATAAGAGCCTATTGTGTAAATGTATATAACGTTATGTTATATAGCCTTCAGATTTACTCCTCCATTAACAGGAGCGACACAGAACAATGTCCTTGTGAACCCCCTGTTGcaatttgtacacacacacacaaaaccacacggacacacacacaaacacacagacacactgacacacacacacagacactcacacagacacctaaacacacacacagacaaccacacacagacacacagacacacacacacacacacacacacacacacacacacacacacacacacacacacacacacacacacacacacacacacacacgccacacacacacacacacacataggattAAAGGTTTCATAGCTGAAATACCTTTCTTCCCCCTGAGCAGCAGTAAAGCCTGAATGTCCTCCATGGACTCATTATCTCtccctgcactgtgtgtgtgtgtgtgtgtgtgtgtgtgtgtgtgtgtgtgtgtgtgtgtgtgtgtgtgtgtgtgtgtgtgtgtgtgtgtgtgtgtgtgtgtgtgtgtgtgtgtgtgtgtatatgtgagtgtgtgttgtggcatcccgccacttaaACCTCGGTCCGGGCGGGTCCAAGGTGGGGTGATTGACAGTGTATACCACCGCCACCCACTGAGTGGCGACGAAGAGCATCActctctccccaatcagcgagattgggggacacctggccgaaagccgaggagCCATTTTAAGAGGAGCACGAGGACTGACATTAGGGGCAGACCAGGAACGGgagcgaggaaggaggaagcgctCTGGAGGAACGGGAGCAAGGAAGCAGGAAGCGCTCTGGTCTGCGAGcggctagaggcccacggaggccctagagaccgcgagtaTCATGGATTGTCTCAGATATATGCAATAAATGACGAATGAGGCTTTAACCCTCACTGAAACTTGTGTTTCTTAactggaacccggctcattggggtagcgggttgccacagtgtgtgtgtgagtgtgtgtgtgagtgtgagtgagtgagtttctTTCGGTTGGGAGTGGGTGAATAAAATCCAACAGAATAAGATTGAGGACATGGGATTTGGAGCCTGAACATGTCCAAAGATTTCCGGGGTAAAATTCAGAGTCTTCAGAAAAGAAAGAAGATAATCTAAATCCTTCCAGGCCAACTAATATTCAACTATATTcacaattataattatattacttTTTTTCTGTTTACATTATTACCCAAATGGAGTGCACATCCCCTGCCTGGCAAATGGTCACGCTCTGAGGGGGAGCAGCTGCCAGAGAAAAACCTAAAGGAAACAAAATGCAATGGCTCCTTTTTGTACACCCTACTGAGTGGAGGGTAGGTGTTTGGAACCTCACATCAATTGCCTTAACTCCATCTTCAACtaactttctttattatttttgatCAGATATTTGGCCCTTAAAACACTGATTATTCAAAGAAGAGGGGATACAAAACTTTAGTTCTTGGTCATGTGAGACTTAAAGTTAAAGAACATTTTACAGCTGCCTGTTGAAATTGACTCCTTACTAGATAAGCTGTTTTATTTAACCGTCCAAAAAATCCTATCAAATTTTTGTCTAGATAGACAAAAATGTCTATCTATTTGTCTGTATCTATTCCCTCCTTGCCCATCCATGCAAAGAATGTCTTTTGGTTTTGTAAGATACTTTGGATAAAATCCTCTGCAAAATGGCAGACATTTCATCATTATTGTCTATCTGATAGCCTTAATTAGGTTAATTTTTCTCTATTGTAATCTTAATGTGGCAATGGAGTTTTCCCTTGTTGGCAACTGTACTGATTGAGATATTGGTACCTCACATATTCACTGCTTCTAAAACAATTATGTGACAGAACGTGATGGcaacgatgatgatgaggaagatgatgatgagatgatgatgagattCTGAGGACAAGAACATTATATTTTTCTGATAGGTCATTGTATGTTCACAGTGTCAGTTCATAAATGGACTGACACTGTGTGTCACTGtcatattattttcaatatTACAGCTTTATGACATTTTATCAGCGACACCGTTTTAAAGGAGCAGTATGTCTTCAGTCAGAATGTATGACTCTGAATTAGGCGGTCAAAATGTCTCAATCAACCACCCTAAAAACCATCAGGGCTGTTTTTGTAGCTACCAATCAGAAAAGCTCTCCATATTCCATGTTCTTAGTGTCCAATCTCTGGCTAACGTTGCTGATCTGTTCATACATGATTTTATGGGAGTTTTCTTTTCTTGCCTTAGGTCTTTTCATATCCTCGTCGGCTAGTGAAAGTTCCTGTAAATTTTGCCTTTGGCCCAAATGTCACTCAGTCAAATGACTGTTAACAACAGACATCGCATATCAGGTCCATCCACTGCAAATCAAACAAATCTTTGGAGCGCTGCATTCCATGAAATTCATGTCCAGTgtccaatgcatttgaagttgCGTAGTGATGGTGTTTTAAGACTGCCCTTGAGATACGACTTTGGTAGCTCCCTGGTGTGCAAGGTGCAGTACATCAACCAGGTACAATGCATGGGCCACGCCCTCGCCTTTGAACTTCTCCTCTCGACAGAGCCACTGCCATGGCTTTgcttcccccccagcccccaatTGTTCTTGTGGCGCCCGGGAGGGTGCATTCAATCCTCATCTTTTAATTCGGCTCAGCTGCTCGCACATGACGGACAGGTGTTGGTTGAGCTTGACCATGGCGATGATGATGCTGCCCACGATGAAGGTGCAGGTGGGCCAGAAGAGGGAGTGGAACACCGCCACCTGGCCGTAGATCTGGGTCAGGATGGCGTTGTCCGCCCGGTCGTCTGGGTCCACGAAGCAGAGCACGGTGCGCTGGGAGCGGAGGCGCTCGGATATGTTCAGGACCGTGGCGTGCGTCGCGGCGTAGTCCTTCTGGCACTTTGGCACATAGAAGCACTGGAGATGAGAAATTGAGGAACagggtaaatggtaaatggactgcatgtGTATATagcgttttttatcaaaagcacttcacaaccatggctaacattcacccattcgtgaacacattcgcacaccgacggcggcgtcagccatgctaggcgacagccagctcgtcgggagcaggtgccttgctcaaggacacctcgacactcagctaggaggagccggggatcgaactagcaacattTCGATAACCAGCCAACTTGCTGCACCTCCTACCCACTTTCTTGTGTGACTTCCGAGGTATTTTGTAGCATATCAGGTTGGACAGGTTTGACATAGCCACCTCATCGTTCTCTGGAACTTCACTGCTATACgctattttaattaaatattgGCCTTAGATCTTTCAatgacattattattatcatagtTGCTGTTGTGTGTCGTAATAGTTCAACCAACCAGTTATAACCTGGAATTGAATAGGAAggggtttattttattgttccttCCGATGCAAACCCACTCTTGATTTGACTATAGTACACTATAGTATCTCTAATTCATTGAAATGTTCAGTAGGTCCTAATCAACCTGTATCTTTCTTTTGGGATAAtatttcatttacattttgtcAAAAAATTATATTGTTATCGCAAGTACACCTGTCAACAGGAGTGAATAAACCTGAACCTAAAGCAACAAAGTTCTGAGTGGCCAGCCACTTAAAACATCGGAGGAATGCCTTTCGATGGCATTGACCAAAGATATGACATGTccaggttattttaagccaCGAGTCAGTCGACACGTTTAGCATTGCTACTCTAAATCTGGCATATAAGTACAAGTACATTTTGGGAAGTATACATTCTCTGCAACTGCATTGCAACGACTGGGTGTTACACCAGTCTTTGTTATCTTGGGCCGCTCCCGGGCCACCTCCTGCTCCTAGAAGAGCCTTTCCGTGCCGCTGACCCCGTCCTTACGCACCTCAGGGTTCCTGTCCTGGCTCTCCTCGTTGTGGGACAGGCGCACCACCTTCCCCGAGGAGTTGAGGCTGACGTAGACCTGGAGGCAGGGGTAACGGGAGCTCTTCCAGCACTCGGCTCCGCAGCTGAACGAGCAGTTTACGTCCCACACGATGGTGGCGTTCACGATGACGCATCTCGATTCCTCTGTCCACACGctgaagagaagaagaagaagaagaagaagaaggaggatggGTCATTCTGGGTCTGTGTGGCCCATCGTAGGGTCAGTGTGGGGAGCCCCTTCTCCACACATCACATTATATTTTGTAACTATACATTTTGTAACACTAAACAATTAATTAGTCTAAATGTTGGGATGGATTTCATTGTGTCTCCGACGGGTACTACCTGTCAGAGTTGGAGCGCAGTACGGGGTACTACCTGTCAGAGTAGGAGCGCAGTACGGTGATGGCCAGGACAAAGTACATCATGAAGGAGACCAGCACCATGCCCAGACCCAACAGGATGGCTCGGTCCTCCCCGGCCCTCAGAGCCGTGACCGTTTTCCTCTTGTCCAGCACGTCGTAATCGCGGCTCTTACGGTAGTTAGGTCTGAGGGGAACACATCATTGTGTTATGAAAATCACGTGGTGTCATGGTAACCATTTCCCAGGGCTTGTCCCACTGACCTGGCAGATCAGCTTTTCAGGTCAGCCTTTGATCAAAGCTCAACGATGCATATCGCAGCTATTGTGTTGACTTGGGAAAATGACTTGGGTGACTTGAGCTGGTATGTTTGAGTGAATACTGGTTTGATGGAAACGGCATTCCAACAACGGCATACAACAATGGTGCTGTCAAATGAATGCAATGTCAACTGATATGTGTCCCTGCGGTCTGGTCATTACGCCTGATCTGCAATATTGTTATAGTGTGTCTTTCAGGTGAGAGATGAGACTCTATCGTGTGTGTCATTAGACCAGCGTGTTCAACCTGAGGTCCAGTTGGTACGAGAGTGTATTTGCAGCAGGGGCATGGCATTTTATTCTTGACATAGACACATTTTCAATAgtagaaaaaaaattatagatgATTCCGAAAATTGAAAGGTGGTTTTGTATAGAATAACAATATAATCAAATATACATCTGTTTCTACTTCTCGTTTAGTGTGTCTATGCACTGTTCAGTATGAAAGCATTCCTCTCTATATGTATTGTATAGGATGTCTGTATGACACATACTGTCGATGGAAGTACATAGGGTCTTTGTTGTGGTACTTTCAAATGGTATGCATCAGAAGCCTGGGCTTTTTTCAAACATTGTGTGGCTCTGTTTATTCCATCATATGTTTTCCATTGTAATCCATGGATGTTTTGTGTTCATTCGCGTTCTTTCCACTGTTTCCCAGTGGCCATGGCCTTCTTGCAGCAATAACTGAGTATGAAGGGGCGCTGGCATCCTTAAGTCGGGTCTGCATGTGAAtttatctattttttatttttatttttttgagctGGTCCCATAGGGGGTTCAAGACAATTAAGTGGTACACCTAAAGTCAAAAGTTGGGAACCACTGCATTAGTCGACAGAAAAGTTATCATTGCACATGAGGTGACAAAAGGGACATAAACATATTCAGTGTTGGTGAAAGTAGCAGATGTAATATAACACTTTTCAATTGCAGTTCTATGATACATAATATAGTATAAgataatatcaataataataatacataattcTGGAAAAGATTTATTACAAAGAAGTTGTAATCACCAGACAATTCAAATTACCTCCTCTCACTTCCTCCTTGAGGGCCCTTACTTCCTGCCCAGAGGAACATACTCTCTCTGGTATCTGGGAGTTGCACTCCTCCGTTACTGTTCACCCTCGCCGGTTCAGACCACCTGCCAAGTACAGAAAATCAGTTATAATAAACCCCACAGACTCCTAGGGTTAGAGCCCTGTTTGAAAGACTTCGTAAAATCCTGTCCCTTTACTCATAGTCTTGGTGAGTAAAGGGTGCTGTGCAGAGAAATGCCCTCAGAATTTTTTTCTTGGGGATCAATAAATGATCAAACACCAACATCAGGCCAGCTATCCATATACCCGTTGGTTATTGTTTTTCGGTGATGGCCAGCATGTATATAGCATGTAAATGATCAAAAAGGGCCCAATGAATCAATGCTAGCTTTAGCCCTGTCTGTACTACTCAATGACTGGCCCTTGCCAATAGAGGACCTCCCAGAGTTTCTCTTGCTATTTTGCGGCTATATTCCACTCGCCATCGATTTTTCCACATGTGTGTTTTAAAGGCGGGCCAACTTCCACAGTGCACCATCAGATTAATGTTCCTGATGATCAATTTTGCCCTCGGGTCGCTAGTCCACACTAGGCGACTTAGAACATGTGGAAGTTCACAACCAATGAATCCTCTAAAGGTCGTCTGCGCCTTTTCAGAAAACCTGCCAAATCACTCAGACACATCCACTCAGCTAGACTGGAGTAAGGTCTGTGTAGCCATGATTAGGTTATTTGCATTAATATTTAAATACAAAgtatttgtgtatattttgtATGTTCTTTTCATCTGGGATGATTAATATTCTATTCGATCTTACACTAGCGGGAATTCTGTTGGCCGTGTTATAGAGAAGTAGTCATGTTTCATCTTCACAAGTCAACGCCTAAGTAGAGAAACTGAATAAACTTTCTACAAATCGACCACTCTTTAATGAACGGCGCAGTCATTCCTACTGAAACGCACATTTCAAGCCTGCGTTTTTGAGGTTTAGACAAAGGAACTGATGCTCTGGTTGTTATGCAGCTGTTTAAATCATTAAGAATTACTAGGAAGAAAATGATGGGTTGGTGTCTGATTGTCAACATTCAAAACTAAACATTCAGTACACTCTCAGGAAATATTCACAGATACCAGTTCCCGATTTAAGCCTGGTATCTTTCCGATATTAGCTATGCCATAGGCCTGTGTCAAATGACTGCTTGTCAACGCAATTCCAATAACCGTACCATCACTGTATAGTGTGGAGAAGACGGACAGCTGGTCGTTCCATCAAAGAGGGTGATGGTGGTACCTGGTGCTTGATGTCACCTTTTGGCAGCGCTTACATGCCTTTAGATGCCTTACTACTGAGACTGGCGTTGTCTTGTTGGGCTGTGTTTAGGTTCAGATGATATCAGCTGTGTATGCAAGGTCAGGGTTTGTGTCGGGAGAAAGTAAAATGGGCTGCTTGATGCCATGTTTACCCTAACCTTCACCTTATCTCTGAACTTTTACATTCCTAAGTTCTCATGTTGTGATTTTAGGGTATGGgccttgcatgcatgcatgcatgcatgcctgcgtgtgtgtgtgtgtgtgtgtgtgtgtgtgtgtgtgtgtgtgtgtgtgtgtgtgtgtgtgtgtgtgtgtgtgtgtgtgtgtgtgtgtgtgtgtgtgtgtgtgtgtgtgtgtgtgtgtgttgtggcatcacacacacacaccttgaaagtgtgtgtgtgtctgcatgtctacATGGTGTATGATAATGTCCGTAACACATTTTGGTAGAAATAGAGTCCTCCTTTGAAACGAGGCTGGTGATGACGGTGATCAAATGTTAACCATCCCTAAAACATGAGGTCCTCCCAACCCCACGCAGAGAGGGAGACCACAGAGAGATTGTTTTGCACTGCGACcaggtgttgtgttgtgacCAATCCCGCACGTAGGCAATATACCAAAAACCTGGAAAGTTCACAGCTAGCCTTGGTGGAGACACATACTGAGGTTGAGAACAACAAGACTTAGAAATGGGAAATGATATATAGACATTAGGTATTATTTATTACTGCATAGCTTTGGTCAGATGTTAAACTTAATTGAAAtaattttcatttaatttaagtATATTGAGTTTAGTTTAGTTAT
Coding sequences within:
- the LOC130393215 gene encoding uncharacterized protein LOC130393215 isoform X1, which codes for MTLPSVGATSLCLPSQTTVQQLFSVARDAGVVPDISLDPVLTAFLSMESRASLLHQYASLQRGMTPEQLASFRHNVSGELGGSTRVRHGGVGVVALALSVLFDLVAKKVGDDFRVPKQQGATGCLFGIRHSSRIGRMIHSYLSLIPGVANDPEGMAETTELYDNWLKLELIDHYERMTNKKRMGSEAMRQWLAGAAVHMHMRIHQVRLKSVPLGSAESLRLSYRTAFAQLVQDYAAYLRRNIRETPPSGTYRPNAAQPGERTPAATTFHRLTDHGTGKEPGGTEGAGVAICVGATMGNVSLACPMNDLNGTGPDGHNSTTAANQAAAFSGGSNEVTGQTGPKQMDNNNDAGPERGAASVLSGVGGAAQPTASDGLLVIEAMRNVSHGVRHRACESPVIEQALATLISEAQDLEESRDFFLYPRPLLDNLLGQRADFDLKIRWRKTI
- the LOC130393215 gene encoding uncharacterized protein LOC130393215 isoform X2, yielding MTLPSVGATSLCLPSQTTVQQLFSVARDAGVVPDISLDPVLTAFLSMESRASLLHQYASLQRGMTPEQLASFRHNVSGELGGSTRVRHGGVGVVALALSVLFDLVAKKVPKQQGATGCLFGIRHSSRIGRMIHSYLSLIPGVANDPEGMAETTELYDNWLKLELIDHYERMTNKKRMGSEAMRQWLAGAAVHMHMRIHQVRLKSVPLGSAESLRLSYRTAFAQLVQDYAAYLRRNIRETPPSGTYRPNAAQPGERTPAATTFHRLTDHGTGKEPGGTEGAGVAICVGATMGNVSLACPMNDLNGTGPDGHNSTTAANQAAAFSGGSNEVTGQTGPKQMDNNNDAGPERGAASVLSGVGGAAQPTASDGLLVIEAMRNVSHGVRHRACESPVIEQALATLISEAQDLEESRDFFLYPRPLLDNLLGQRADFDLKIRWRKTI
- the si:ch211-247n2.1 gene encoding calcium-activated potassium channel subunit beta-2 isoform X2, with translation MFLWAGSKGPQGGSERRPNYRKSRDYDVLDKRKTVTALRAGEDRAILLGLGMVLVSFMMYFVLAITVLRSYSDSVWTEESRCVIVNATIVWDVNCSFSCGAECWKSSRYPCLQVYVSLNSSGKVVRLSHNEESQDRNPECFYVPKCQKDYAATHATVLNISERLRSQRTVLCFVDPDDRADNAILTQIYGQVAVFHSLFWPTCTFIVGSIIIAMVKLNQHLSVMCEQLSRIKR
- the si:ch211-247n2.1 gene encoding calcium-activated potassium channel subunit beta-2 isoform X1, with translation MRSAAERITRWETEGYHVQGAMQADNCSQSQTSNTCPTPTEIRWSEPARVNSNGGVQLPDTRESMFLWAGSKGPQGGSERRPNYRKSRDYDVLDKRKTVTALRAGEDRAILLGLGMVLVSFMMYFVLAITVLRSYSDSVWTEESRCVIVNATIVWDVNCSFSCGAECWKSSRYPCLQVYVSLNSSGKVVRLSHNEESQDRNPECFYVPKCQKDYAATHATVLNISERLRSQRTVLCFVDPDDRADNAILTQIYGQVAVFHSLFWPTCTFIVGSIIIAMVKLNQHLSVMCEQLSRIKR